The following DNA comes from Negativicutes bacterium.
GCTCCCTATGAAGCTTGGATAATTGAAGTCAAAAACGTGAGTGACCGGGAAGAGTTGTTTGCTGCGGAGCAATATGCTAAAATCTGTGCAGAGGAGGAGGGGCACTAAACTATGTCCTACATTCCTTCCAGCTTAAAAGAGCGCCAGGAAATGCTGCAGACGGTTGGTGTCAAGACAACCGATGACCTGTTTGCGGTGGTTCCCAGTGCTTTGAAAATCAAGCAATTACAGCTTTCCGGTGGGAAAAGCGAATTGGAAGTCAGCCAAATTATGCAAGAGATAGCCGGCAAAAATCGAGTGTTTTCCGCTATTTTCCGCGGCGCCGGCGCTTATCATCATTATATTCCGGCCATTGTTAAAAGCGTTACCGCCAAGGAAAGCTTTCTCACGGCCTATACGCCCTACCAAGCTGAAATCAGTCAGGGTATTTTACAGTCCATTTTTGAATATCAGACGATGATCTGTGAACTGACCGGTATGGATGTATCCAACGCATCCATTTATGACGGTGCTTCGGCGGCTGCCGAAGCCATGACGATGTGCCGCGAACGCAAACGCGACCGAGTGCTGCTTGCCGCAACAGTCATGCCGATGGTTCTGCAAACCATACAAACCTACTGCAACGGTAACGGCATGACGGTAGAATTAATCCCTGCAAAAAACGGTGTTACCGATCCGGCCGCTCTGGAAGC
Coding sequences within:
- a CDS encoding aminotransferase class V-fold PLP-dependent enzyme; translated protein: MSYIPSSLKERQEMLQTVGVKTTDDLFAVVPSALKIKQLQLSGGKSELEVSQIMQEIAGKNRVFSAIFRGAGAYHHYIPAIVKSVTAKESFLTAYTPYQAEISQGILQSIFEYQTMICELTGMDVSNASIYDGASAAAEAMTMCRERKRDRVLLAATVMPMVLQTIQTYCNGNGMTVELIPAKNGVTDPAALEALLNEQTACVYLQQPNYFGLLEPAEAIAAAAHQIGAKFV